actaatgttatttttttttttaaacctatacAGTAGAAATGCTAAAATTTAAAGACCCTAAAGTAACAGAATAAATCTAAACAGTTTGGAATGAAAATCTGCTTTTGAAGTTGCACAAAAGCTCAGCAGTAATCTGATGATTGAACTCTAGGCCTGTGTTTTTGCATTTATCTCTGCCTTTCTCCCCAATTCTTATATCtataaaatgattgaaaaataaaaaaactttttttttccatcaatAGGGATAGGAATTGGTAAGATTTTTCCAATTCCGATTCTGCTTAACGATTCAGTTCTTTATCGGTTCTCTTATTGATTGTTATTAGGAAAAAATTTTTTAGATTAGCATCACTTTTGTTTAGTTTATAGAGCTAACATGACCTTACAAAACGAACAGTGAGGTCCTTAGAAGTACATAACATAGAAAAACTCttgaaaaaaccccccaaaaaaacatttcTGTAGAATTTTGTTAAAATTCTACAGAaagtgataggctccagcgccccccgcgaccccgaagggaatacgcggtaaaaaatggatggattgattaacaaaataaaacatatgtgGAAGTTACACAGGAATgtaacattttaaacatttttaggaATATTTGTCATCTGACTAGAAAATATACCGTGCGAAGGTTTGTTTAGATTTACAAGATGAAACACTACacataggctcataacatgcaacacAAGATATTCCGagccttcttttgatataatGTTGATAATTATGGCTtacattagtgaattatatttatatagcgctttttctcaagtgactcaaagcgctttacatagtgacacccaatatctaagttacatttaaaccagtgtgggtggcactgggagcaggtgggtaaagtgtcttgcccaaggacacaacggcagtaactaggatggtacaagcgggaatcgaacctgcaactctcaagttgctggcacggccactctaccaaccgagctatgccgccccacattaccttgaattgaaaatctcagaaaaggTGGGGCTTTGAAAACGGTAAATCATAATCATCACTATGAAAATACAGGCTTGACATATcttactttgcatgtaatgactTTATATcatatattagtttcacatttgaagtttaaTTGCCCACACGAATGGACTTTAACACGATATTATAATTTTAGGAGTTTCACCTGTATAATATAATCACTGAGTGAAAATGTGGTTAGAGGAAAACTTGTATTACTTTTCTCTGACTACAGTTGAACATTCACCTACCAAAGGAGCATCTCTGTGGCAAATTGTTGCAGGCTTTTAAATATAAACTTAATTCACTGCATGGTGACATTCACTGTTCCTGGCCAAGTGGTACTCTTCCTTGCCGAAGTGGAAGCAAGCGACAAAAGTGAACTGAGGCCATTACTGTCTACTTATGCTCATCTGAATGAGAAGGCATTAATTTCACTTTAACATGTAATAGCGCTTACATTATAGGCGGTATCatttagtacctgttgtatttacgtcgGCTGACTATTGTTGTCAGGAAGAGTTTGGCGCGGTTCAGAAACGCGACATTCATTTATAGTGATTGCATGCTTTATGTTCAAATGTTTCAGTACATTGCTTGTATGTCCAAATTTGCCCTAAGTGCTTTGCATGCATCTGCCATTATAGTCTGTGCTGAAGTCAATAAGCACCTTCTTTTTTGACCAAAGTACcatcatcacatgttatgtagcccgcaaagaaaatagtttttatgcaTTAGCGCTTAATAGCAATGTTACTAATATTTTGTTAATATGCAGGTAATGGCATGTAAATGCAgtgttgttggcagtttttgtatGTTTGAGAGGTCTAAGTGCAGAATACATGACTTATTTTAGCTACAGTACATTGTTAGccgtgtatccatccatccattttctactacttattcccttttggggtcgcggggggcgctggcgcctatctcagctacaatcgggcggaaggcggggtacaccctggacaagtcgccacctcatcgcagggcctgttaGCCGTGTAATAcgagccaaataacacaaagaTAAAAGGCActtaaaaaaagagaaagacaGATTTTGTCTCAAACACGGATTGTAAATCACAGGCAAAATTACCTAAAAAAGTGAAGTTACCTTTTAAGGTGAGTGGGAGATGTTGCTCCTCCAGAGTTTGTGCAACTGAGCAGCTTTTTTCACTTAAGCACATGGGAATAGTGCCTCTTATGTGCTGCCATAGACGTTTCAGGTAATATAATTGTTAAAATTCTTAGGCAgattaccttatttccttgaattgccacagggcatatagtatgcgccttcgctttccaaaataattagcacatgcctattattaccgcctggtcaaactcgtgacgtcacgagtgacacttcccctgtcatcattttcaaaatggaggaggctgatttcattaccggtaatttgaaatcgcataaaaggaagaagattaagagctattcagtatgatttaaggtccaagcttacatcacactcaaatttttactgcatacctttggtaagtgccggagtgagaagaggttttaaaataaattagcgcatgcttacttttaccgcaggagtgagaagaggttttaaattaattagcgcccccgcggaaattcaagaaaatatggtaataatgatgatgatggattAATCCACAATAATGCACTAATTTTGACAACCTTTGTTGAAATGTCACTTTGTAGCAATTGTTTGATCTCATAAACATTTTTCCATCCATGTGTTTGTCTTTAGAGGTtgcactgtaaaaaataaaattgtcaaaCCTCGACTGGACGCAGTTTGAGTGATCTGGCTCTCAAAGAGGTCGGCCTCCGCTCCAGCCATAGCCGTGTCCTTCTTCAGACAGCGGTTTAGTTCCATATGGAGTCGGTACTCATCCTCTTGCTGCATGGGTCGACTCTTTCTGTCCTTAGGCCATTCTCGCGCACCTTCATGCGAAGGCAAAGATCAGCTTACACCAGCTACATTCAGCGACATCTTAGATCAGTTTCATCAACAGACGAGTACTGACCTTCACTGGAAAAAGCTCCAAACAGATCCAGAAGTAGATGGACTTGGCGCGGTGACAGTAGAATAAGCAGTGTATCAATGTGACCTGCAACATCCAGCTGAAACGCAAAGAAAGATTAGGAGTCATGTCTATAAATATCAATTCCCGTATCTAATTACCAAACATTTTACAACAGCAATAGTCGACTCACCTTTGCTCCAGGCATGGCTAGGTTGTTTTTTAGTGTAAGGGACAGCTCAATTTTACCGCAGAGACTCCCAACTTGCACAGGTTGAAAGGGCACAGTAGAGGCCAATGTCTCGGTGAACTGTGGATGAGGCTCGTAAATGATTTTGGGATTCCAGCTAGGTGAGAGTTTTGGCTCAGTCTCCTGCCAAAGAAGCACACAAGAATATATTTTAACAGTGGCAGCGCTACACCTCTTGTTCACGTTAAAATTGAAAATACAAACCGTAGGAGGGGGTGAAGATTTAAAACCAGCTCGAGAAACATCTGAGAACTCATCCCAAAATATGGTGATGCCTTCCATCTGTAGCTTTTTATGAGCGAATGTGGTCGGCTGATGCACATTCACACTTGAGCTTTCCTCTCCTGTTTCATCAGAATAAAAAATCCTGGaagaaaaacaagtaaaaaaaatcaaGGTCATCCGTTTTGAACCAGATGACCTCCTTTACATTtactgcactacaaagacatatGCTATTTTGCTTGAGGTAGCGTGTATAAAAACAAAGCAACCATATTTACCAATTATTCAAAAGCCTTGCAATAAAGCAGTAGAAGCATGTTACTTCTCAGCAGTGTATGTCTAACAAAATATGAAATGAGTAAGTTTTATCATAATGTTCAACATGTATACATTTaatcatacataaatacatatatacaaagcCAGACAATCTTCAAAAGAGTGCTcatattttctatattttcttTTTAAAGTTGCTTTGGTAAATATCGTCTCCACTTACTTGTTGATCCGAATCTCAAGAGCAATTCCAGTTTTGGAATTTTCTGGAATGTGTTCAACCCTcagcattgtattcaaaaatgtCACTTTCACTCTTCTCAGAACTATAAGAGATAAAcaacatataataaatacattggtgGACATGTAAGAATCTTATGTTTCTCAGGAGCAAGTGCTTCATGTCCAGAACCTGTTTCTATAGTTTCTGCAAACTTTTCCAGTCCTTCAAATGGTTGAAAGCTCTCTCCCATATCATCTGTGAGTTTCTGGCTCAGACACTCTTTAGCCAGTTGCATGCTGCTTGTCATGAAGCTGGACCAGTACATGGGCTCAGTGCCGGACGCTAAAAAAGATTAGCCAGAAGGTGAGGCATGATGTGAAACCAATGTAAAAATAACATACGTATCAATAGATGATCTAAAACGGTCTTACCTATTCTTGGCCTTGGTCTAAACACCATCTCCAAACCTTTGACCTCGAGAGCACAGTTTTCCTGTAGCAAGGCGGCCCACGGGACGGTTAGTGAAATAGTCTGAATGAATCCTGCTATGATCTCAAAGGGAGCATCTGCTGTCTCTAGGAGCTCATTTAGAGACTGAAAACAAAAGACAATGTTGACTCAGACGCTAGACAATACAATTACTTGCTAgacaaattaaatcaacatacccATTTATCCAGTGGCACTTGTGCCAGAGATCCTGTGCCTTGATATAGATCTAAACTGAGCTGATCCAAACTCAGTTTTTCTTGCAGAAAGTTGCCAAGGTACCGGTGCAAAAGGTACCTGCATGCCCGCTTTTTAATTGATTCTGAAAATGGCCAAGGCATCTTGACTCAAGTGTGCGCagtgcaaaaaaaagaaagaagttgtttttttatctgTGCCCAAATGTGAATGTCAAATGGTTATGAATTAAGCACAGTTATTTCATCCTGTTGACAAGTCAAAAAAGATGAGCTCAGACATCCTTCACATCCCACAATGAGGGACTTTTTGGAGGATGAGGATCTGAGAAGACACTGGTCTGACTCCTGTTTACTGCACCTATACACAGAAACACATGATTACACAGAcagtttacatcaaacacaaacaaaattggtgTTATGATACTGAACTTAAAAGCATATCATGCAATGTTGCCCCGAAGAACAGTTACAAATAACAGTACAGAACAGTTATTCTTCTTAATGACCCACTTTGCCAACCGGGAAGGGAGAAACACACTTGTGAAATAGCTTTTAGCGTGCCAACAAGCTGCTATAGTCATGAGCTGCGTAGCAGAGCTGTCACGACAGGAGATGCGCTTAACTGCTCAGGGGACAAAAGGCATGTCATTTATTAGCCGCTGGGCTGGCAAGTACAAGGCTATCAAGCTAGTTAGCCAGCAAATAAAGAATCCAGAGAGCCAACATAAGCTATGGTTTACATGTATCTAGTTAGTTGGCTACGATACGCTATACAGGCCACACTAATATCCTAAACAAAAAAAGTCTCGCTAAGTCATTACGTATGTGAACAAAGCGAGGGAATATACAGGTGAATAAATTACCTTGATAATGTGTTGTTTACAAACACTCTCATGACTCCGCACGTCCTGAGCCTTCACACTCCCCGGATGCTTGACGCTAGTTAGGTTGGCGCAGCAGCGAAATAAATAGTGTTTTGGAATGATGCCGTCTAATTCGTCTAGCTAAACTTCAGTCAAAAAAATAAACCAATTGCATCGCACTTTTGAACACTTCCGGCAGCACTTTTATCATGTGGGCGGGACCCAACCAGCTGCGTCATAACATGGCTAAGTCATGCAGCGCACTCACTTCATCTGGGATTGTTTTAACGTTGTTATTTACAACTCAAACACACTAGTCTGACATTATGGAGCCGAGGTTTTGGTAAGTTAAATAATCAAAAGGTTTGAAAGGCTTCCCATCCCAAGTAAGCGCAACCCGCCTATACCGAGATATAGTGGGCTAGAATCTTCGACGGAGGAACACAACCAGCGAGGAGGTGAGAAAATTAGCGCATGAAAAATACTGCTTTACACCATCCAATTGCAATTGAATGAAACCTAAATATGGACTTCGACACATTCATGACGAAAACTCATTCACTTGTGGCCTACATAAGGTCGGGCTGTTTGCCAGCTGCGAGAAACGGTGGGAAATGAAGCAAAAAAGTAGacattttaataaaccaaacgtTAGTAATTGCTTTAATGTTGTAGTAAAGCAAACTGGCATTATGCATATCGGCCAACTGGTACGTTCATGTTACCTCGTAAAAGAGAGAAGTTAGATTGTAATGACGTCACATACAATAATCGAAATTCTAACTGTACAAGACGACACCTCTTTTTCAAGACTCATTTGGAAAATCTTTTGAAgacaccatttaaaaaaaacaacaacaaaaaaacatatttcttagCTGTTTTTACAGTTTTATGACTATCCTTCATTGATCACCATCAGCTAGGGTTGTACGTGCGGTTCGGTACTGTGGTCTGGTTTAACCAGATTATTTATATTCTGGATGCAGTGTACCTAAATAATATGATTTTACATAAGATTAACATATTAAAACCAATGTTGAAGCTGTGTTTTGATTTGAGCCCATGGATACATTCTAAatgggtttacattattcacattaaCTTgctgctaaatgttaaatctgcaaataatacaaatataaataattgttTCACATCCAAccgagaaaacattttttttcaattatcatTAGAATATCTTGCCTAAAGctgcaaagaaaaaaattaaataaactatttccaaaaacacaacataatgaACAATTACTGTATAAAATGACATAAAAATTAAATAGAAATTCAGTTAACTTATATTAAAGCAATTCATTAACCAGCATCACGCATTTTGCATTGGTGTATTACATAACCGCAATAgtaaaatgtgctatataaaaacTAAGTATACTAAGTATACCTCAACACGCATAAGACAATAAAACTTGTTTGAAAAATGATTATAAAAGGTAATTCACATTTAGACCAGCCATTCCAACGACACTACAATGGTACACAAGTGTAGACAAAAAATAACAAGAGTGTGTATTTTGATTTTATAAGACAACACCAACTGTTGATGAGAGTTCATGGTTCAAGTCTTGTGTTGACTGTTACATTCTTCTTGTTTTGATAACACAGTAAAGTGTGCACTGCTGTGActgattttctatttttttttttttttacaagggatGGAAGTGGACTGCCAGTCCGAGGAATCCATGGTGTCCGCTTTCGAAGATGACTGCGTGTTGCTTTGCGACGTCAAGGACATGAGACTGGAAGCGGAGGCTGTGGTCAACGATGTCCTTTTTGCCGTGATCCAAATGCAGGTGTCCAAACACCTCAGCAGTACATCAGAAGTGGCCTATATAAATGTGGAAACTAGAGAAGGGAACCGCTTTTGTCTGGAGCTCACAGAAGCAGGACTGAGGGTGAGATAGATTTGTGCTAATTAAATCATGAATATGGTGATGAGTTTAAAACCATGTCCCCACAAACAcagatattttaaaaaattaaaagtggAGTTGGAAAGACatctgtcatgcacattttgtccaatcagaagcccaGAAAAGTAGCCACAGTTGATTCGGTGCCTTTACGCCTCTCTTGATATGATCATGTTTTTTGCTTCTGTTTATTATCATATACTGGGCatacaatgacatgtacattatctttaaaatcagCGCACACTTACACAGAGCGCAGGGAAGAGCTGACAGTGCGCAAAAGTGCATGTGCTGTTGCACTTAATGACAGCCAACACTCGTGGAATTATAACGCATTCAATCATCAACGTagtgatatattacatgttattacatATTACATTACATGAAGTGTGCATTAT
The sequence above is drawn from the Nerophis ophidion isolate RoL-2023_Sa linkage group LG03, RoL_Noph_v1.0, whole genome shotgun sequence genome and encodes:
- the gskip gene encoding GSK3-beta interaction protein — protein: MEVDCQSEESMVSAFEDDCVLLCDVKDMRLEAEAVVNDVLFAVIQMQVSKHLSSTSEVAYINVETREGNRFCLELTEAGLRVVGYAFNHVDEDLNTQYHETVYSLLDTLSPGYREAFGNALLQRLENLKQNGQ